In Streptomyces sp. SID8374, one genomic interval encodes:
- the gltB gene encoding glutamate synthase large subunit: protein MRIDAWSPMDGRPAQQGMYDPRNEHDACGVGFVATLTGVASHELVEQALTVLRNLEHRGATGSEPDSGDGAGILCQVPDAFLRAETPFELPEAGSYAVGIAFLPADGSTEAVRTIEEIATQEGLTVLGWRDVPVTPALLGNGARATMPTFRQVFVADGESTGIVLDRKAFVLRKRAEREAGVYFPSLSARTIVYKGMLTTGQLEPFFPDLSDRRFASTVALVHSRFSTNTFPSWPLAHPYRFVAHNGEINTVKGNRNWMKARESQLASSLFGSEQLDRIFPVCTPDASDSASFDEVLELLHLGGRSLPHSVLMMVPEAWENHDSMDPARRAFYQYHATMMEPWDGPACVTFTDGVQVGAVLDRNGLRPGRYWVTDDGLVVLSSEVGVLDIDPAKVVRKGRLQPGKMFLVDTAEHRIIEDDEIKASLAAEQPYQEWLQTGEIELSDLPEREHIVHTHASVTRRQQTFGYTEEELRVILAPMARTAGEPLGSMGTDSPIAALSERPRLLFDYFTQLFAQVTNPPLDAIREELVTSLRSSLGPQGNILEPTAAACRSVTLPFPVIDNDELAKLIHINADGDMPGMKAATLAGLYRVGGGGDALAARIEEICTEVDAAIEDGARLIVLSDRHSDAEHAPIPSLLLTSAVHHHLIRTKQRTQVGLLVEAGDVREVHHVALLIGYGAAAVNPYLAMESVEDLVRAGTFIEGIEAEQAIRNLIYALGKGVLKVMSKMGISTVASYRGAQVFEAVGLDEDFVATYFNGTATKIGGAGLEVIAKEVAARHTKAYPASGIAASHRALEIGGEYQWRREGEPHLFDPETVFRLQHATRNRRYDIFKQYTDRVNEQSERLMTLRGLFGFTSDRAPISLDEVEPASEIVKRFSTGAMSYGSISREAHETLAIAMNQLGGKSNTGEGGEDADRLYDPARRSSIKQVASGRFGVTSEYLVNADDIQIKMAQGAKPGEGGQLPGHKVYPWVAKTRHSTPGVGLISPPPHHDIYSIEDLAQLIHDLKNANPQARIHVKLVSEVGVGTVAAGVSKAHADVVLISGHDGGTGASPLTSLKHAGGPWELGLAETQQTLLLNGLRDRIVVQTDGQLKTGRDVVIAALLGAEEFGFATAPLVVSGCVMMRVCHLDTCPVGIATQNPVLRDRFSGKAEYVVNFFEFIAEEVREILAELGFRTIEEAVGHAELLDKDRAITHWKAQGLDLTPLFHVPELPEGAVRHRIVEQDHGLTKALDNQLIKLAADALGAESPEAAQPVRAQVAIRNINRTVGTMLGHEVTKKFGGAGLPENTIDITFTGSAGQSFGAFLPRGVTLRLEGDANDYVGKGLSGGRVIVRPDRGADHLAEYSTIAGNTIGYGATGGELFLRGRTGERFCVRNSGALVVSEGVGDHGCEYMTGGHAVVLGETGRNFAAGMSGGVAYVIDLNRDNVNVGNLGAVEELTETDRQWLHDVVRRHQEETGSTVAEKLLAEWDTAVTRFSKIIPSTYKAVLAAKDAAELAGLSEQETTEKMMEAATNG, encoded by the coding sequence ATGCGTATCGACGCCTGGTCGCCCATGGACGGTCGCCCCGCCCAGCAGGGGATGTACGACCCCCGTAACGAGCACGACGCCTGTGGCGTCGGGTTCGTGGCCACTCTGACCGGTGTGGCCAGCCATGAGCTGGTCGAGCAGGCGCTGACCGTACTGCGCAACCTCGAACACCGCGGCGCCACCGGCTCCGAGCCCGACTCCGGCGACGGCGCCGGCATCCTCTGCCAGGTCCCGGACGCCTTCCTGCGCGCGGAGACCCCTTTCGAGCTTCCCGAGGCGGGTTCGTACGCCGTCGGTATCGCTTTCCTCCCCGCCGACGGCTCCACCGAGGCCGTCCGCACGATCGAGGAGATCGCCACCCAGGAGGGCCTCACCGTCCTCGGCTGGCGCGACGTCCCGGTCACCCCCGCACTTCTCGGCAACGGCGCCCGCGCCACCATGCCCACCTTCCGCCAGGTCTTCGTCGCCGACGGCGAGTCCACCGGCATCGTCCTGGACCGCAAGGCGTTCGTCCTGCGCAAGCGTGCCGAGCGTGAGGCCGGGGTGTACTTCCCCTCGCTCTCCGCCCGCACCATCGTCTACAAGGGCATGCTCACCACCGGGCAGCTGGAGCCGTTCTTCCCGGACCTCTCCGACCGCCGCTTCGCCTCCACGGTCGCGCTGGTCCACTCCCGCTTCTCCACCAACACCTTCCCGAGCTGGCCGCTGGCCCACCCGTACCGCTTCGTCGCGCACAACGGCGAGATCAACACGGTCAAGGGCAACCGCAACTGGATGAAGGCCCGCGAGTCCCAGCTCGCCTCCAGCCTCTTCGGCTCCGAGCAGCTGGACCGGATCTTCCCCGTCTGCACCCCGGACGCCTCCGACTCGGCCTCCTTCGACGAGGTCCTGGAGCTGCTCCACCTCGGCGGGCGCTCGCTGCCGCACTCGGTGCTGATGATGGTCCCCGAGGCGTGGGAGAACCACGACTCGATGGACCCGGCCCGCCGCGCCTTCTACCAGTACCACGCCACGATGATGGAGCCCTGGGACGGCCCGGCCTGCGTCACCTTCACCGACGGCGTCCAGGTCGGCGCGGTCCTCGACCGCAACGGTCTGCGCCCCGGCCGCTACTGGGTCACCGACGACGGCCTCGTCGTGCTCTCCTCCGAGGTCGGCGTCCTGGACATCGACCCGGCCAAGGTCGTCCGCAAGGGCCGCCTCCAGCCCGGCAAGATGTTCCTCGTCGACACCGCCGAGCACCGCATCATCGAGGACGACGAGATCAAGGCGTCCCTCGCCGCCGAGCAGCCGTACCAGGAGTGGCTCCAGACCGGCGAGATCGAGCTGAGCGACCTGCCCGAGCGCGAGCACATCGTGCACACCCACGCCTCGGTCACCCGCCGCCAGCAGACCTTCGGCTACACCGAGGAAGAGCTGCGCGTCATCCTCGCGCCGATGGCCCGCACCGCCGGAGAGCCGCTCGGCTCCATGGGCACCGACTCGCCGATCGCCGCGCTCTCCGAGCGCCCCCGGCTGCTCTTCGACTACTTCACCCAGCTCTTCGCCCAGGTCACCAACCCGCCGCTGGACGCCATCCGCGAGGAGCTCGTCACCTCGCTGCGCTCCTCGCTCGGCCCCCAGGGCAACATCCTGGAGCCGACCGCCGCGGCCTGCCGCAGCGTCACGCTCCCGTTCCCGGTGATCGACAACGACGAGCTGGCCAAGCTGATACACATCAACGCCGACGGCGACATGCCGGGCATGAAGGCCGCCACCCTGGCCGGTCTCTACCGGGTCGGCGGCGGTGGTGACGCCCTGGCCGCCCGGATCGAGGAGATCTGCACCGAGGTCGACGCCGCCATCGAGGACGGCGCCCGCCTCATCGTCCTCTCCGACCGGCACTCCGACGCCGAGCACGCCCCGATCCCCTCGCTGCTGCTCACCTCCGCCGTCCACCACCACCTCATCCGCACCAAGCAGCGCACCCAGGTGGGCCTGCTGGTCGAGGCCGGGGACGTCCGCGAGGTCCACCACGTCGCGCTGCTGATCGGTTACGGCGCCGCCGCCGTCAACCCGTACCTCGCGATGGAGTCCGTCGAGGACCTCGTCCGCGCGGGGACGTTCATCGAGGGCATCGAAGCCGAGCAGGCCATCCGGAACCTGATCTACGCGCTCGGCAAGGGCGTCCTCAAGGTCATGTCCAAGATGGGCATCTCCACCGTCGCCTCCTACCGCGGCGCCCAGGTCTTCGAAGCCGTCGGCCTGGACGAGGACTTCGTCGCGACGTACTTCAACGGCACCGCCACCAAGATCGGCGGCGCCGGTCTGGAGGTCATCGCCAAGGAGGTCGCCGCCCGGCACACCAAGGCGTACCCCGCCTCCGGCATCGCGGCATCCCACCGCGCGCTGGAGATCGGCGGCGAGTACCAGTGGCGCCGCGAGGGCGAGCCGCACCTCTTCGACCCGGAGACGGTCTTCCGCCTCCAGCACGCCACCCGCAACCGGCGCTACGACATCTTCAAGCAGTACACGGACCGGGTGAACGAGCAGTCCGAGCGCCTCATGACGCTCCGCGGCCTCTTCGGCTTCACCTCCGACCGGGCCCCGATCTCCCTCGACGAGGTGGAGCCCGCATCCGAGATCGTCAAGCGGTTCTCCACCGGCGCCATGTCGTACGGCTCCATCTCCCGCGAGGCCCACGAGACCCTCGCCATCGCGATGAACCAGCTCGGCGGCAAGTCCAACACCGGCGAGGGCGGCGAGGACGCCGACCGCCTCTACGACCCGGCGCGCCGCTCCTCCATCAAGCAGGTCGCCTCCGGCCGCTTCGGTGTGACCAGCGAATACCTGGTCAACGCGGACGACATCCAGATCAAGATGGCCCAGGGTGCCAAGCCCGGCGAGGGCGGCCAGCTGCCCGGCCACAAGGTCTACCCGTGGGTCGCCAAGACGCGGCACTCGACGCCGGGCGTCGGCCTCATCTCGCCGCCGCCGCACCACGACATCTACTCCATCGAAGACCTCGCGCAGCTGATCCACGACCTGAAGAACGCCAACCCGCAGGCCCGCATCCACGTGAAGCTGGTCTCCGAGGTCGGCGTCGGCACGGTCGCCGCCGGTGTCTCCAAGGCGCACGCGGACGTCGTCCTCATCTCCGGCCACGACGGCGGAACGGGCGCCTCCCCGCTCACCTCCCTCAAGCACGCGGGCGGCCCCTGGGAGCTGGGTCTCGCCGAGACCCAGCAGACGCTGCTCCTCAACGGCCTGCGCGACCGCATCGTCGTGCAGACCGACGGCCAGCTCAAGACCGGCCGTGACGTCGTCATCGCCGCACTCCTCGGCGCCGAGGAGTTCGGTTTCGCGACCGCGCCGCTCGTCGTCTCCGGCTGCGTCATGATGCGCGTCTGCCACCTGGACACCTGCCCGGTCGGCATCGCCACCCAGAACCCGGTGCTCCGCGACCGGTTCTCCGGCAAGGCCGAGTACGTCGTCAACTTCTTCGAGTTCATCGCCGAAGAGGTCCGCGAGATCCTCGCCGAGCTGGGCTTCCGCACCATCGAGGAGGCCGTCGGCCACGCCGAACTCCTCGACAAGGACCGGGCGATCACCCACTGGAAGGCGCAGGGCCTCGACCTGACCCCGCTCTTCCACGTGCCCGAGCTGCCCGAGGGCGCGGTCCGCCACCGGATCGTGGAGCAGGACCACGGTCTGACCAAGGCACTCGACAACCAGCTGATCAAGCTGGCCGCCGACGCGCTGGGCGCCGAGTCCCCCGAGGCCGCGCAGCCGGTCCGGGCCCAGGTCGCCATCCGCAACATCAACCGCACGGTCGGCACCATGCTCGGCCACGAGGTGACCAAGAAGTTCGGCGGTGCGGGCCTGCCCGAGAACACCATCGACATCACCTTCACCGGCTCGGCCGGCCAGTCCTTCGGCGCCTTCCTCCCGCGCGGGGTCACCCTGCGCCTGGAGGGCGACGCCAACGACTACGTCGGCAAGGGCCTCTCCGGCGGCCGCGTGATCGTCCGCCCCGACCGGGGCGCCGACCACCTCGCCGAGTACAGCACCATCGCGGGCAACACCATCGGCTACGGCGCCACCGGCGGCGAGCTGTTCCTGCGCGGCCGCACCGGCGAACGCTTCTGCGTCCGCAACTCCGGCGCCCTCGTCGTCTCCGAAGGCGTCGGCGACCACGGCTGCGAGTACATGACCGGCGGCCACGCGGTCGTCCTCGGCGAGACCGGACGCAACTTCGCCGCCGGTATGTCGGGCGGTGTCGCGTACGTCATCGACCTGAACCGCGACAACGTCAACGTGGGCAACCTCGGCGCCGTCGAGGAGCTCACCGAGACCGACCGGCAGTGGCTGCACGACGTCGTGCGCCGCCACCAGGAGGAGACCGGCTCCACCGTCGCGGAGAAGCTCCTCGCCGAGTGGGACACCGCGGTGACCCGCTTCAGCAAGATCATCCCGTCCACGTACAAGGCAGTGCTCGCCGCCAAGGACGCCGCTGAGCTCGCCGGTCTCTCCGAGCAGGAGACCACCGAGAAGATGATGGAGGCGGCGACCAATGGCTGA
- a CDS encoding VIT1/CCC1 transporter family protein, producing MAIIETDAVLHEAHRDNHTHRDVNGGWLRPAVFGAMDGLVSNLALMTGVAGGAVSQQTIIITGLAGLAAGAFSMAAGEYTSVASQRELVEAELAVERRELRKHPKDEMAELAALYEARGVDAPLAGEVARQLSRDPEQALEIHAREELGVDPNDLPSPLVAAVSSFGAFALGALLPVLPYLLGANALWPSVLLALAGLFGCGAVVARVTARSWWFSGLRQLALGGAAAALTYGLGTLFGVAVG from the coding sequence GTGGCCATCATCGAGACCGACGCCGTCCTGCACGAGGCGCACCGGGACAACCACACCCACCGGGATGTGAACGGCGGCTGGCTGCGCCCCGCCGTCTTCGGTGCCATGGACGGTCTGGTCTCCAACCTCGCCCTGATGACCGGTGTCGCGGGCGGTGCGGTCTCCCAGCAGACCATCATCATCACCGGGCTCGCGGGCCTGGCCGCCGGTGCGTTCTCCATGGCGGCCGGCGAGTACACCTCCGTCGCCTCGCAGCGCGAGCTGGTCGAGGCGGAGCTGGCCGTGGAGCGGCGGGAGCTGCGTAAGCACCCCAAGGACGAGATGGCCGAGCTTGCCGCGCTCTACGAGGCCCGGGGCGTCGACGCCCCGCTGGCCGGCGAGGTGGCCCGGCAGCTCTCGCGCGACCCGGAGCAGGCGCTGGAGATCCACGCCCGCGAGGAGCTGGGTGTCGACCCGAACGACCTGCCGTCCCCTCTGGTGGCCGCAGTCTCCTCCTTCGGCGCCTTCGCCCTCGGTGCTCTGCTGCCCGTCCTGCCCTACCTCCTCGGCGCGAACGCCCTGTGGCCCTCGGTGCTCCTCGCGCTGGCCGGCCTCTTCGGCTGCGGTGCGGTGGTGGCCCGGGTGACGGCCCGCAGCTGGTGGTTCAGCGGACTGCGTCAGCTCGCCCTCGGTGGCGCGGCGGCGGCCCTGACGTACGGACTCGGCACCCTCTTCGGTGTGGCGGTCGGCTGA
- a CDS encoding ADP-ribosylglycohydrolase family protein, producing the protein MDTAVGKERARGALLGLAVGDALGAPAENLRPSEIRRRWGRIEGFVSEDPAGTDDTEYAIFSGLLLARHGSALTVSQVERAWHHWIADLDEGPFRGAGFSERGTLENLRRGLAAPISAQHRHAWSDGLAMRAAPFGVFAAGRPAEAARLVAVDGRVSHEGEGIYGGQAVAAGVAAAMVGAGLASVIAAALSVVPMDSWTARSLRRAVAAAQRPYPDRLTMERAVRSAVVIGGYPWTDLAPEAVGLAFGAFTAARGDFRTAVLTAVNMGRDADTTAAVAGSLAGALHGAGAIPPEWAAAIGPVRGSCLPSMRGYHVLDIADLLTPEGTEAVESAEAVEGAEAVESAGRGGGREPSAVRDMASVAASFEPVREERR; encoded by the coding sequence ATGGACACGGCCGTCGGCAAGGAACGGGCCAGGGGTGCGCTGCTGGGTCTCGCGGTCGGGGACGCGCTCGGAGCACCGGCGGAGAATCTGCGGCCCTCGGAGATCCGCCGCCGCTGGGGCCGGATCGAAGGGTTCGTGAGCGAGGACCCGGCGGGCACCGACGACACGGAGTACGCGATCTTCTCCGGGCTGCTGCTGGCCCGGCACGGCTCCGCGCTCACCGTCTCCCAAGTGGAGCGGGCCTGGCACCACTGGATCGCCGATCTGGACGAGGGGCCGTTCCGGGGCGCCGGGTTCAGCGAGCGCGGCACCCTGGAGAACCTGCGCCGGGGCCTCGCCGCACCGATCTCGGCCCAGCACCGGCACGCCTGGAGCGACGGCCTCGCGATGCGCGCGGCCCCCTTCGGGGTGTTCGCGGCGGGGCGCCCCGCCGAGGCGGCCCGGCTGGTGGCGGTGGACGGCCGGGTCAGCCACGAGGGCGAGGGGATCTACGGGGGCCAGGCGGTGGCGGCCGGGGTGGCGGCGGCCATGGTCGGCGCGGGCCTCGCCTCGGTGATCGCGGCGGCGCTGTCGGTGGTCCCGATGGACTCCTGGACGGCCCGCTCGCTGCGCCGCGCGGTGGCGGCGGCCCAGCGCCCGTACCCGGACCGGCTCACGATGGAGCGGGCGGTGCGCTCGGCGGTGGTGATCGGCGGCTACCCGTGGACAGACCTGGCACCGGAGGCGGTGGGCCTGGCGTTCGGGGCGTTCACGGCGGCGCGGGGCGACTTCCGTACGGCGGTGCTGACGGCCGTGAACATGGGCCGCGACGCGGATACGACGGCGGCGGTGGCGGGGTCCCTGGCCGGGGCGCTGCACGGGGCGGGCGCGATCCCGCCGGAGTGGGCGGCGGCGATCGGCCCGGTGCGGGGCAGCTGCCTGCCCTCGATGCGGGGGTACCACGTGCTGGACATCGCGGACCTGCTGACACCGGAGGGCACGGAGGCGGTGGAAAGTGCGGAGGCGGTGGAGGGCGCGGAGGCGGTGGAGAGCGCGGGCCGGGGCGGTGGGCGGGAGCCTTCCGCCGTACGGGACATGGCGTCGGTGGCCGCTTCCTTCGAGCCCGTACGGGAGGAGCGGCGATGA